CCATCTACGCGTAACCCGCGCGAACTCGCGCACAATATTTTGGCGTACAGCATCCGGGGTATGCCCGAATAAACGAAGAGATACTACAGCATCAAACGCATTATCTTCAAACTTCAACTTTTCCCCGTCGCCAACCATAGCGCTAAACTTCCCATACTTTTGCTGAAAAGCTTCATACTTATGTTGTGACATTTTCACCATTTCTTCAGAAACATCAACTCCCGTAACGTCAAATCCAAGTTCTGCAAGCATCAACGACACTCTCCCGGTCCCGCAAGGAAGATCCATAACCCTCCCCGGCGGGACAACTTCTGCATATTCAAATGCACGAAGTATCAACTTTTTTTCAATTACATCAACCGTCCTGCCGTACAATGATGTAAACCTTTTTTCGTCATACGACTTCACAACTTCCGCGTTTTTATACCCATCCCGGGCGTTATATCCGTTATTCATAAAATTTCACTGTCCATTGTTAAACATCTTGACATACTGCTCCCCGATTCTTTTTATACTATATTTTTCCTTAACCTTAGATATACACATATTTTTCATCTGCTTATAACTCTCCACTGCGACAAAAAGTTTTTTTATTAACTCCTCTTCATTATTTGCGATAAATCCCGTTACCCCATCCTCCACAATTTCATCCACCCCACCGGCAACGGTGGTAACTATAGGCTTCCCAAGATTCATAACTTCTATCCAGGTAAGAGGCGGTGCAATAATATACTGCGGGTTTATTATAGGAGAATAAAAAATATCGCAGCAGCTCTTCAATTTAACAAACTGTTTAATACCGGTAACACTTATCTTAACACCTTTTGCCGCCATACCAAAATACTTCTCATTAAACGATTCCGGTTTAAACGCAAAATAAAACTCTGCATTTAATCCCAGCTTCACCGCTTCAACTGCTGCATGGTATGCCAGCATAAATGACCTCTCACGTATTTGTTGAATAAAACCCGACCACAGAATCACCACTTTATCTTTTGATAACCCCAGTTCTGTACGCATAGCAATAATTTCTTGCTCAGTATTGAACGTAACCTCATCATTTTTTATACCCCAATGTATCTGTACTAAACTTTTACGCGGAATTCCTATCTGTTCAAGTTTAGCGGCAAAACATTCTGAGTACGGTACCACTTTGAGATTTTTGTTCTGATAAGACATTTTAAGGTACATATGATAAATATTGACATTATGCCCCTGATAACTTATTGCAGAAACCGTAGTACCCGCACCATGGGAAGACGCAAACTGTGCAATACTCCTGTTTGTAAACCCCATATTATCCATCAGATGAACATTCCCATATTGAATATGTTTGAATATCTGATTAAGTAACCTAAGTATTCCATATCCAACAAAAAACTTTTCCACTACTGCCAGTTCCGATGGAAACGCCCTCCCCTGCCAGTTTACCTGAAATA
This region of Elusimicrobiota bacterium genomic DNA includes:
- a CDS encoding methyltransferase domain-containing protein, which gives rise to MNNGYNARDGYKNAEVVKSYDEKRFTSLYGRTVDVIEKKLILRAFEYAEVVPPGRVMDLPCGTGRVSLMLAELGFDVTGVDVSEEMVKMSQHKYEAFQQKYGKFSAMVGDGEKLKFEDNAFDAVVSLRLFGHTPDAVRQNIVREFARVTRRWCIVAYYLRGTLQCVLRKGKRQKKGVYWNPIALKDVKADLQSSGLMLRKCFFLFPGVSETVVVLAEKSGLKG
- a CDS encoding glycosyltransferase — translated: RQPEVPVIVTCGRLVQCKNFELLIRAVGEVIKQMPVRLALIGDGVERSNLEYLVRKLGLEKSVVFLGFQVNPYKYLKRSTVFALSSDIESFGLVLVEAMICGIPVVSTDCPSGPREIVTHEKNGLLSPVRDINKLADNILCVLKNKALSQEFVNANKVVVTMFDPNKITDEYQRMINEVCEKDKHLVLAGLNFDFELQQGDKNFWIELINEISGKFNRITIITIKQADMEMSEFMLGQCKVVIKYKSPFILATPGKLRRGLFQVNWQGRAFPSELAVVEKFFVGYGILRLLNQIFKHIQYGNVHLMDNMGFTNRSIAQFASSHGAGTTVSAISYQGHNVNIYHMYLKMSYQNKNLKVVPYSECFAAKLEQIGIPRKSLVQIHWGIKNDEVTFNTEQEIIAMRTELGLSKDKVVILWSGFIQQIRERSFMLAYHAAVEAVKLGLNAEFYFAFKPESFNEKYFGMAAKGVKISVTGIKQFVKLKSCCDIFYSPIINPQYIIAPPLTWIEVMNLGKPIVTTVAGGVDEIVEDGVTGFIANNEEELIKKLFVAVESYKQMKNMCISKVKEKYSIKRIGEQYVKMFNNGQ